Part of the Neisseria leonii genome is shown below.
AGACGGCCTTCTATATCGCATATCGCACCAAATCATTCGATATTCTGTTGTTCCCCATCCCGTACGGCATTTTGACTGACTCAATTCAACCACTCGGATACAAAAAAAGCAGATTCCCGGGAATCTGCTTATCCGATGTAGCTTTACTTGCTGCAATAATGCTCTACCATACCTTTCAGCTTCTGGCTGGCATGAAACGTTACCACGCGGCGGGCAGTAATCGGCACTTCTTCGCCGGTTTTCGGATTGCGGCCGGGCCGCTGCGGTTTGTCGCGCAATTGGAAGTTGCCGAAACCGGAAATTTTGATTTCTTCGCCGCGCTCCAAGGTCGCACGGATTTCTTCAAAAAAAAGCTCAACGATTTCTTTGGCATCGTTTTTGGTTACATTGCTGACTTTTTCCACCAAAATATCGGCCAATTCTGCTTTTGTTAAGGTCATTTTTTGTCCTTCTATTTTATTAAGGGCGGGATTCTACCCGTTTTTACATAAAATTCAAGAAAATATCGAAAATTTTATCCGCGCAGGCGTGCACCGGCCGCCTCCGCCGCCGCAATCATTTGCGCCATCAGCGGTTCGACTGTTTCGTCAGTCAGCGTGGCTTCGCCATCTTGAAGCAGAATTTTCACCGCCATGCTCTTCATACCTTCCGGCAGCCCCGTGCCGCGATAAACATCGAAAACGGCAATATCCTGCACCAACTTGTTGTCTACGCGTTTGAGCGCGGCCAATAAATCGTCATGGCTGACCGCTTCCGCCATCACAAACGCCAAGTCGCGGCGTACGGGTTGAAATTTGGATACGGGGCGGTATGCCGTTTTTTGCGTGGCCAATACCGCAGTCATATCGATTTCGAATACCAAAGGTGCTTGCGGCAAACCGTATTTTTGCAACCATTGCGGATGCAGTTCGCCGATAAAGCCGATGACCCGGCCGTCTGAAACTATTTCCGCCGTACGCCCCGGATGCAGCGCGGGGTGTTCTGCCTTCACAAATGATACTGCCCGGTTGCCGAGCAAATCTTCGGCATCGCCTTTGACATCGTAGAAATCGGCCGCGCGGTCGGCCGCGTCCCACTGTTCGGGATAAGCCGCACCGTAAACCAAACCGCCCAAACGCTCGTTCTGCACAAAACGGCCGTCTGAATCTTTGCCGAACACGCGGGCAATTTCAAAGACCCGCACCCGGTTTTGTTTGCGGTTGAGATTATTTTGCAGAATTTCCACCAAACCGCCGATCAGGGTCGAACGCATCACGCTGTATTGCGCCGCCAGCGGGTTTTGCAGGCGGATAGGGTTTTCGTTGGCGGCAAAATCGCGCTCCCATGCTTCGTCTACAAAAGCGTAACTGACCACTTCCTGATAGCCGCGCGCGGCCATCTGGCGGTAAACGGCAAAACGGCTGCGGCGGGTTTCCGGCAGCACCGGCATTTTCAGACGGCCCGAAGTCGCATCGTCGGGAATGTTTTCATAGCCGTAAACTCGGGCGATTTCTTCGATTAAGTCGGCTTCGATTTCAATATCGTAACGGAAGCTCGGCGATATGGCTTGCAGGCCGTCTGAAATTTTTTCCGGCTGCAAACCGAGCGCGGCCAAAATGGTTTCCATCCGCGCTCCATCAATCGCCACGCCCAGCATTCTTTCCACCCGTGCGGTACGTACGGCCACGGTTTTGCGTTCAGGCAGACTGCCCACTGCTTCGACTATTTCGCCTGCCGCGCCGCCGCAAATCTGCAACACCAGCTCCGTTGCCCGCTCGACGGCATCGCGTTGCAGTTCAAAATCCACGCCGCGCTCGAAACGGAACGACGAATCCGAACCGAAACCGTATTGGCGGGATTTGCCGGCGATGGTTTCGGGCGTGAACCATGCTGCTTCCAGCACGATATTTTGAGTGCCGTCTGAAACCGCGCTCGCTTCACCGCCCATCAGACCGGCCATACTCAATGCGCCCCGCTCATCGGCCACCACCAGCGTATTTTCCGCCAGGGTAACCGTTTTTTCGTTCAGACAGGCCAGCGTTTCGCCTGCCTGTGCACGGCGCACCACCAGACTGCCCGTCAATTTGTCGGCATCGAAAACGTGCATCGGCTGGCCGAGTTCCAACATCACATAATTACCGATGTCCACCAGCGCACAAATGCTGCGGATACCGCTGCGCGCCAAACGCTGTTTCATCCATTCCGGCGTCGGCGCGGCCGCATCGACATTTTCCACCACACGGCTCAAAAAACGGCCGCAGTCTTCCGGCGCATCAATGCGCACCGCCTGCGTTTTCGCACTCTGCACGGAAGCCGTCTGAATTTCAGGCGGCGTAAAAGGACAGCCCGTCAGCGCGGCCACTTCGCGCGCCAAGCCTTTGATGCTCAAACAGTCTGCGCGGTTGGGCGTGATTTTCAGCGTCAAAACCGTGTCGTCCAAATCCAAATATTCGCGGATATTGAGGCCGACGGGCGCATCGGCAGGCAGAATATGCAGGCCGTCCACACCGTCATCAGGCAAACCCAATTCATCGGTGGAACACAGCATACCGTTGGAAACCTGCCCGCGCATCTTGGTGGGCTTAATTTTGAAATTGCCCGGCAAAACCGCGCCCGGCAAGGCACACGGTACTTTAACGCCCGCTTTCACATTCGGCGCGCCGCACACGATTTGAATCAGCTCACCCGTCCCCGCATCGACTCGGGTAATATTCAGGCGGTCGGCATCAGGGTGTTTTTCCACCGATTTCACTTCGGCCACAACCACGCCGTGAAACGCCGGCGCAGCCGATTCGGTTTCCTCCACTTCCAAACCGGCCATCGTCAAAAGATGCGCCAGCTTATCGGCAGAAAGATGGGTATGGGCTTGGGTTTTGAGCCACGAGTAGGAAAATTGCATGGTTAATCTCTATAAAATCTTATTTTTAAATCAACGATAAAATGAATCATCTACATCACAGGCAGATTTCAGACGGCCTCTTGAAGCACCCGATACTGTCTGAGAATAATATTCCGAAATTCCGGGCCGATAACACCCCAATCGACAATATCCACCTTCCAAGGCAAATCGGATTGGGAAAAATCGTCTTTTAATGCGGCATGAACCGCCAAAGGCAACGGCCGGTTGCCGATCACGGCCAAATCCAAATCAGAATACATTCTGGCCGTACCGTTCACACGGGAACCGAATGCCCAAACAGCGTGTTGCGGCACATTTTTCCGCAAAATCCGACACACAATCTCGCGCTCTTGAGGTGTAATATCCAGTTTATTCATGATGTTGAGACAATCTGCGTTGCAGTTGGCCCAGCAGGAAAGCCGCTTCCTGCAAAAACTGCTCGATACCGGCAACCACAGCCAATGCCACAGCTTCATCATACGTATGACTCGTACGGCTGCGCATATCGCGGTACTGCCGCCAATCCGCCCAATTGCCGAGCAGCAAGTCCTGCTCATTGGCGGTGCGGATCAAATCCTGAAAAGCCATTTGGTCGAACTGTACCGGATTGGCCGATGTTTCCGCCAAATAACGCTTCAAGATTTTATGGCTGATTTCATATGTAAACTCAAACCGCTGAATCAGACCGTCGCGGATTTGATCGTCACCGACATCTTGCAGGTAACGCTGCCAACCTTCCTCCAACCGCTTCACTGCATTCGCCAGTGGTGTCAAACTGAGTACACTCATGGTTTTATCCCCCAACATCGGATTTCAGACGGCCCAGATCAATCGGCCACGCTAATCCGCCCTTCCAGATAAGGCACACAATAGCCACCGACGGTTACGCCGTCTTCATCAACGCTGCAATAAAGACGGCCGCCGCGTGCGGAAGCCTGAAAAGCGTATAAAGTCCTCCTGCCCAGCGCGGCAGCCCAATAAGGCGCAAGGCCGGCATGAATCGAGCCGGTTACTGCATCTTCGCTGCCGCCGTTGGCCGGCCAGAAATAGCGTGAAACAAAATCATATCCGCCGCCTTCGGCCGCAGCGGTCGCCACCACATCGTAAGGTGCCAGCTGTTTTAAATACGCATCATCGGTTTGCAGCGCGCGGACATCGGATTCGCGGCCATACACGGCAAAATAAGCCTGTGGGTTGCGCAACACTTTTTCCGGCCGGACACTCAAACCTTGCAGCAAGGCATCGGGAACGGTATCGAGCGGTTCGGGCGCACGGTTGGGGAAACGCATTTCGATGCGCCCGCCTGCCTGCTCAATCCGCATTTCGCCCACAGCGGGCGCGTAAACCGACAGACTCTGCCACGCGGTATGACGCTGGAACAGCACCCAAGAAGCCGCCAGCGTGGCATGGCCGCAAAAATCCACTTCCAGCAAAGGCGAAAACCAGCGAATATCGAAACACGCATCGCCTTTTTGCACGACAAACGCCGTTTCGGCCAGATTGTTTTCGGCGGCAATCTGCTGCATCACGCCCTCGGGCAGCCATGCGTCCAGCAACACTACCGCCGCCTGATTGCCGCGAAACGGCACATCGCTAAACGCATCAACAATATAAATCGGATATTGCGCCATCACACTCTCCCCAAATCCGCCCCTGCGGCCGTTTTTTCGGATATTCAGACGGCCGAAGCCGTCAACGGGGTATTTCAGGCCGTCTGAATATTCAGCGGAACTGCTTCAAAAAATTCAAATCATTGTCGAAAAACAGGCGCAAATCGTTTACGCCGTAGCGCAGCATAGCGAAGCGGTCGAGGCCGATGCCGAAAGCGAAACCGGTGTACTGTTCAGGATCGATATTCACGTTTTTCAACACATTAGGGTGCACCATGCCGCAGCCGCCGACTTCCAGCCATTTGCCGTTGTCGCCCATGATGTCGATTTCGGCGGAAGGCTCGGTAAACGGGAAAAACGACGGCCGGAAGCGCACCTGCAAATCGTCTCGCTCGAAGAAGCGGCGGATAAAGTCGGTGAACACGGCTTTCAAATCGGCCATGCTCACACCCTCTTCCACCCACAAACCTTCGCATTGGTGGAACATGGGCGAATGGGTGGCGTCGCTGTCCACGCGGTACACGCGGCCGGGCGCGATGATGCGGACCGGCGGATTTTTTTTGTCCAGCATATAGCGGATCTGAATCGGCGAAGTGTGCGTGCGCAGCACATCGCCGTTTTCGACGTAAAACGTGTCCTGCATGGCGCGTGCGGGGTGGTTTTTCGGGATATTGAGGGCTTGGAAATTGTGGAAATCGTCTTCGATTTCGGGGCCGTCGGCCACTTCGAAGCCCATGCCGTGAAAAAGTTCGACCACGCGTTGCAGGGTCAGGGTAACGGGGTGCAGGCCGCCGGAAGTCTGGCCGCGGCCGGGCAGGGTAACGTCCAAAGCCTCGGCTGCCAGTTGTGCCTGCAGTTTGGCGGCATGAAAGGCATCGCGCTTTTGATTGTAGGCCGTCTGAAAGCGGTTTTTACATTCGTTGATGTGGGCACCGACGGTTTTTTTCTCTTCGGGCGGCAGGCTGCCGAGCTGTTTGAGCAAGGCGTTCAGTTCGCCGGTTTTACCCATGTAGCGGGCTTTCACCAGCTCCAATTCTTGAACATCGGCGGCCGCTTCGACGGCGGCAATGCCGGCGGCGGCAATTTGATCTACATTCTGCATAGTGGTCGGGATTCGGAGATTGGGTTACTCGGCCGCCTGCCGGACTGCTGCGGACGGCGGGTTTTCAGACGGCCTGATGAAGCTCGGATTTTAACGTATTTCGGCGGCAATTTAAATTGCGGCGGCAAAAAACCGTCCCTGTCCGATGCGGATTTATTTTCCGCTTCCCGCCTTTTCGGCAGAAATTTACCGTAAAATAGCAGCCTTGTTTATCTTTCTTGTATCCGGGACTCAAAATGAACGGCATCAGTTTGCAAAAAATCTATTCGGGCAAAGTGCGCGATCTGTATGAAATCGACGATAAACGTATGTTGATGGTGGCCTCCGACCGTTTATCCGCGTTTGATGTGATTCTGGACGACCCGATTCCGGGCAAAGGCGAAATTCTGACCCAGATTTCCAATTTCTGGTTCGACAAACTCGCCCACATCATGCCCAACCACTTTACCGGCGATTCTGTTTACGATGTGCTGCCGAAAGCGGAAGCCGATTTGCTGGCCAAACGCGCGGTCGTAGCGAAAAAACTCGAACCGGTCAAAGTAGAAGCGATTGTGCGCGGCTATCTGGCGGGCAGCGGCTGGAAAGACTATCAGAAAACCGGTGCAGTATGCGGCATTGCCTTGCCCGAAGGCCTGCGCGAAGCGGAAAAACTGCCCGAAGTGATTTTCACGCCGTCGACCAAAGCCGCCGTGGGCGATCACGACGAAAACATCAGCTATGAAGCGTGCGAAGCGGTTATCGGTAAAGAGTTGGCCGCACAAGTGCGCAACAAAGCCATTGCGCTCTACACCGAAGCGGCCGCCTACGCCGAAACGCGCGGGATTATTATCTGTGATACCAAATTCGAGTTCGGTCTCGACGAAAACGGCACGCTGACTTTGATGGACGAAGTGCTGACCCCCGATTCCAGCCGTTTCTGGCCGGCCGGTCAGTACCGCGTCGGCAGCAATCCGCCCTCGTTCGACAAACAGTTTATCCGCGACTGGCTGGAAGCGGCAGGCTGGAACAAACAGGCTCCCGCACCGCGCGTGCCTGCCGATGTGATTGCTCAAACCATGGAAAAATACCGCGAAGCCCTGCAGCTGCTCAGCGGCAGCTGCTGATAACAGGTTATCAAAAGGCCGTCTGAAAAACAGTTATCTGCGTTTTCAGACGGCCTTTTGGACGGTTTCCGTGTCGGTGAGCGTGCGCGTTTTTTACCCGTTTCCTCTCTGGATTTATCTGTTGAAAATCATGTCGGATTCAAGAATCCGACCTACCAAATTCAGGCGGGCGGGTGCGTTTTTACACGTTGCACCTTCGGATTTGCCTGTTGCGAATCATGTCTGTCGGATTCGAGAATCCGACCTACCGAATCAACGTAGGTCGGATACTTGTATCCGACACCATTCAACCACACCATTCAACCACAACCTGAACAATGCCGTCTGAAAAGCGCAACCTGCTGTTTTCAGACGGCCTCTGCCTCCTATACTTTTCGTGCCTGCAAGGCCAGGAACATCATGGCCACATTGATGGAATCGTTCAGCGCATCATGGCGCGGCAAGTCGGGAATGGCGAGTTTGCGTATCATGCTGGCCATACGCAGATCGACATAGCTGTCATAATATTTGTTTTTGGTTTCCTGACGGTGATAAAGCGCGGATACTTCTATCCGGCGGTTGGGCAGGCGTATGCCCAGCATCGGGCGCAGGAATTTATTGACCATCGCCACATCGTAATCCAAAAAATAACCCACCACCGGCCGGCCGCCGACAAAATCGAGAAACTGCCGCAACGCGGTTTCAATATCGAGGCCGTTGCGCAAGTCTTTCGGCCGCAGTCCGTGAATCGTTACATTGGCGGCTTCCATCATACCTTCGGGCTTGACCAGTACATAAAACGGTTCGCTGGTCAGCACGGCATTGTCTTTGATTTTGACCGCGCCGATGGAAATAATTTCTCCTTCTTTCACGTTCAGGCTGGTGGTTTCGCAATCGAAACTGACGTATTCACCGTGATACGGACGCTCGTCGAACAGATAAGCGTATTGCGGGTGTTTCAGCATCAGGCGGTCGCGGCGGCGCTGTATGGCGCGGATCAGATTCATACGGCCTCCTCAGGCGTTCAAATGGAAATGTTGACGCACAAAGCCTTTGAAGCGTTTCACCACCTGTAAAGATTCTTTGAGCAGGTCGCGTTCCAAAGTCGAGAGGCTGTGAATATCCAACTGGTTCGGCTGCGTCACACGTCCCTCGTGCAGCGTTGCCAGCCCCGCTTTCAGGCGCATTTCCATTAAAAACCGGTAGGCCTCCGCCACGTCCTGCGCCAGCTGCTCCTCCATCACGCCTAACTGGGCCAGCCGTTTGAGCCGTTCGAATGTATTGGTTTCCGCCAGGCGCGCTTCCAACGCCAACGCACGCACGCCGTGTACCACCGGAAACAGTCCCATTTTTTTCACGTCCATACGCTCTTCGCGGCCGCGGTGCAGCAGTTGGGCGAAAAATCCCCTGCTGTGGCTGTCGAACTGCTCGACCGCGCGGGCAAACGTCATCAGCATACCGGCATCCTTGCTCATCACGCTGCGCAGATGTGCTTTTACTTCGTCCAGCAGAGTGCTGTCCCCCGCCACCGGTTTGGCATCGATAAAAATCGCCAGATTCATCATCGCTTCGGGCGACGCAGCGCGCAGCCAGCCCGATACGGTCTGTTTAAATTCGCCTGCCGGTTTGCGCCACTGCGGGTTGTTTACCATAATTCTGCCCGCACAGGGCGGGTAGCCGAACCGTTCGAGCGTGGCGGAAAACTGCGCGGCCGCCGCTTCGGCCGTCTGAATATCTGCACCTTCGCGGATAATCAGCGCATTGTCCTGATCGGTTTTCAGAATCTGCTCGCCGCGCCCTTCCGACCCCATCACTATCAGGCAGGATTGCGCATAAAGGCTTTCGGGCGCAATCAGCCGCCACGCTTTTTCAAACAGGCTGCTGTTGAGTACCTGCATCAATTGTGCCAGCTGCGGCGCGCCCAAGCCGTTCTTGCGCAGCACGCGCACCGATTCGTTCATCTGTGCGGCAATCGCCGCCAAATCGTCCAGCGTGTCTGCCCTTTCCAGCCGCTGTGCTACCAGATGGCTGTGGTTGGACAGATAGGCCAACACATCAATCTGCTCCAATGCCCCCACCGGTTCGCCGTTTTCGGTAACCACCACGCGCTGGATTTTGTGCTGCGTCATGCGCAGTAAGGCGTGGAAGACAAAATCGTCAATGTCGATACTGATCAGGTCGAATGTCGCCCAACGGTGGGCCGCATCGCTGCCGGACACCCCCTCAATGACAATATTGCGGAAGGCCGATTCGGTAAACAGCCCCACACGTTTGCCGTGGCGCACCAGCAGAGATTTGGTTTTGGCCGTTTTCATCATTTGTGCCGCAGCCAAAACCGTCGCCCCCTCTTCCAGCCATACCGCTCCGTGGCGGTAGGCATCGCGCACCTTGGCCGTAAACAGTCCCGCCATCTGTTCTTCGTCCCGCCCCGCCGACAGGCTGGACAGTTTTTCCGCCGCCGAGGCGTAGCAATATGCGCCGAAACGGCTGTTGGAGTGAATCAGCGTCTGCACGGCCGCTTTCGGAATGCGGTACAGCAGCGTGTCTTCGGCGGCGGTAAACAGATTGGGCGTACTGCCCTGCATCAGTGCGCGCGCGTCAAACGTGTCCCACACATGATAGAGCGCGGCCACTTCGCCGTCTTCACCGCTTTCTTTGACCACACCCTTAATCACTACATACAGATGTTCGATCGCCGCCTGCGGCCGGATAATCGGCTCTTCTTCGGCAAAAAACACAATATCCACCGCTTTTTGCAGCAACTGCCGCTCACCCGCGTCCAAACTGTCGAACGGGGCATGACTGAAATCGAAACGCTCCATTTTTTCTCCCTTTGCCCGTGTTTGTCATAAACGGCATTATGTATCCGCGGCCGTCTGAAAATCAATCGGCAGCGGTTTTCAGACGGCCTATACACCCGCTGCTCCGCACCCGGCAGGCACCCTGAAACCCTTCCGTTTTTTGCCGAAAATACAGACCGTTCTGTGCTATAATTTGTCGACTTTTTTATCAATATCCGCTTTATCGTTCAAGGAATGTCCATGGACGGCATCAATGCCCTCTTTCTGATTATCGCTTCACTGCTGTTTGTCAGCGTCATCGCATCGCGCGTTTCCACCCGCCTCGGGATGCCGCTGCTGCTGGTTTTCCTCGGCGTGGGTATGCTGGCAGGGGAAGAAGGCATCGGCGGCATCAAATTCGACAACTTCATGGGTGCCACCATGATCGGCCAGCTTGCACTGGCGATTATCCTGCTCGACGGCGGCCTGCGCACCAAGCTGGAAAGTTTCCGCATCGCGCTCAAACCGGCCGCCGTTTTGGCCAGCTGGGGCGTATTGGCCACGGTGGCGCTGCTGGGCGTATTTGCCACCTTCTATCTCGGCATCGACTGGCGGCTCGGCCTGCTGATGGCCGCAATTGTCGGCTCCACCGATGCGGCGGCGGTATTTTCGCTGATGCGCAGCAGCGGCGTACGCCTCAACTCGCGGATTCTCGCCACGCTCGAGCTGGAAAGCGGCCTGAACGACCCGATGGCGATTC
Proteins encoded:
- a CDS encoding integration host factor subunit alpha; translated protein: MTLTKAELADILVEKVSNVTKNDAKEIVELFFEEIRATLERGEEIKISGFGNFQLRDKPQRPGRNPKTGEEVPITARRVVTFHASQKLKGMVEHYCSK
- the pheT gene encoding phenylalanine--tRNA ligase subunit beta is translated as MQFSYSWLKTQAHTHLSADKLAHLLTMAGLEVEETESAAPAFHGVVVAEVKSVEKHPDADRLNITRVDAGTGELIQIVCGAPNVKAGVKVPCALPGAVLPGNFKIKPTKMRGQVSNGMLCSTDELGLPDDGVDGLHILPADAPVGLNIREYLDLDDTVLTLKITPNRADCLSIKGLAREVAALTGCPFTPPEIQTASVQSAKTQAVRIDAPEDCGRFLSRVVENVDAAAPTPEWMKQRLARSGIRSICALVDIGNYVMLELGQPMHVFDADKLTGSLVVRRAQAGETLACLNEKTVTLAENTLVVADERGALSMAGLMGGEASAVSDGTQNIVLEAAWFTPETIAGKSRQYGFGSDSSFRFERGVDFELQRDAVERATELVLQICGGAAGEIVEAVGSLPERKTVAVRTARVERMLGVAIDGARMETILAALGLQPEKISDGLQAISPSFRYDIEIEADLIEEIARVYGYENIPDDATSGRLKMPVLPETRRSRFAVYRQMAARGYQEVVSYAFVDEAWERDFAANENPIRLQNPLAAQYSVMRSTLIGGLVEILQNNLNRKQNRVRVFEIARVFGKDSDGRFVQNERLGGLVYGAAYPEQWDAADRAADFYDVKGDAEDLLGNRAVSFVKAEHPALHPGRTAEIVSDGRVIGFIGELHPQWLQKYGLPQAPLVFEIDMTAVLATQKTAYRPVSKFQPVRRDLAFVMAEAVSHDDLLAALKRVDNKLVQDIAVFDVYRGTGLPEGMKSMAVKILLQDGEATLTDETVEPLMAQMIAAAEAAGARLRG
- a CDS encoding nucleotidyltransferase family protein, producing MNKLDITPQEREIVCRILRKNVPQHAVWAFGSRVNGTARMYSDLDLAVIGNRPLPLAVHAALKDDFSQSDLPWKVDIVDWGVIGPEFRNIILRQYRVLQEAV
- a CDS encoding HI0074 family nucleotidyltransferase substrate-binding subunit, with the translated sequence MSVLSLTPLANAVKRLEEGWQRYLQDVGDDQIRDGLIQRFEFTYEISHKILKRYLAETSANPVQFDQMAFQDLIRTANEQDLLLGNWADWRQYRDMRSRTSHTYDEAVALAVVAGIEQFLQEAAFLLGQLQRRLSQHHE
- a CDS encoding PhzF family phenazine biosynthesis protein produces the protein MAQYPIYIVDAFSDVPFRGNQAAVVLLDAWLPEGVMQQIAAENNLAETAFVVQKGDACFDIRWFSPLLEVDFCGHATLAASWVLFQRHTAWQSLSVYAPAVGEMRIEQAGGRIEMRFPNRAPEPLDTVPDALLQGLSVRPEKVLRNPQAYFAVYGRESDVRALQTDDAYLKQLAPYDVVATAAAEGGGYDFVSRYFWPANGGSEDAVTGSIHAGLAPYWAAALGRRTLYAFQASARGGRLYCSVDEDGVTVGGYCVPYLEGRISVAD
- the pheS gene encoding phenylalanine--tRNA ligase subunit alpha — its product is MQNVDQIAAAGIAAVEAAADVQELELVKARYMGKTGELNALLKQLGSLPPEEKKTVGAHINECKNRFQTAYNQKRDAFHAAKLQAQLAAEALDVTLPGRGQTSGGLHPVTLTLQRVVELFHGMGFEVADGPEIEDDFHNFQALNIPKNHPARAMQDTFYVENGDVLRTHTSPIQIRYMLDKKNPPVRIIAPGRVYRVDSDATHSPMFHQCEGLWVEEGVSMADLKAVFTDFIRRFFERDDLQVRFRPSFFPFTEPSAEIDIMGDNGKWLEVGGCGMVHPNVLKNVNIDPEQYTGFAFGIGLDRFAMLRYGVNDLRLFFDNDLNFLKQFR
- a CDS encoding phosphoribosylaminoimidazolesuccinocarboxamide synthase, with product MNGISLQKIYSGKVRDLYEIDDKRMLMVASDRLSAFDVILDDPIPGKGEILTQISNFWFDKLAHIMPNHFTGDSVYDVLPKAEADLLAKRAVVAKKLEPVKVEAIVRGYLAGSGWKDYQKTGAVCGIALPEGLREAEKLPEVIFTPSTKAAVGDHDENISYEACEAVIGKELAAQVRNKAIALYTEAAAYAETRGIIICDTKFEFGLDENGTLTLMDEVLTPDSSRFWPAGQYRVGSNPPSFDKQFIRDWLEAAGWNKQAPAPRVPADVIAQTMEKYREALQLLSGSC
- a CDS encoding 3'-5' exonuclease codes for the protein MNLIRAIQRRRDRLMLKHPQYAYLFDERPYHGEYVSFDCETTSLNVKEGEIISIGAVKIKDNAVLTSEPFYVLVKPEGMMEAANVTIHGLRPKDLRNGLDIETALRQFLDFVGGRPVVGYFLDYDVAMVNKFLRPMLGIRLPNRRIEVSALYHRQETKNKYYDSYVDLRMASMIRKLAIPDLPRHDALNDSINVAMMFLALQARKV
- a CDS encoding DUF294 nucleotidyltransferase-like domain-containing protein; this translates as MERFDFSHAPFDSLDAGERQLLQKAVDIVFFAEEEPIIRPQAAIEHLYVVIKGVVKESGEDGEVAALYHVWDTFDARALMQGSTPNLFTAAEDTLLYRIPKAAVQTLIHSNSRFGAYCYASAAEKLSSLSAGRDEEQMAGLFTAKVRDAYRHGAVWLEEGATVLAAAQMMKTAKTKSLLVRHGKRVGLFTESAFRNIVIEGVSGSDAAHRWATFDLISIDIDDFVFHALLRMTQHKIQRVVVTENGEPVGALEQIDVLAYLSNHSHLVAQRLERADTLDDLAAIAAQMNESVRVLRKNGLGAPQLAQLMQVLNSSLFEKAWRLIAPESLYAQSCLIVMGSEGRGEQILKTDQDNALIIREGADIQTAEAAAAQFSATLERFGYPPCAGRIMVNNPQWRKPAGEFKQTVSGWLRAASPEAMMNLAIFIDAKPVAGDSTLLDEVKAHLRSVMSKDAGMLMTFARAVEQFDSHSRGFFAQLLHRGREERMDVKKMGLFPVVHGVRALALEARLAETNTFERLKRLAQLGVMEEQLAQDVAEAYRFLMEMRLKAGLATLHEGRVTQPNQLDIHSLSTLERDLLKESLQVVKRFKGFVRQHFHLNA